In Ahaetulla prasina isolate Xishuangbanna chromosome 5, ASM2864084v1, whole genome shotgun sequence, the following are encoded in one genomic region:
- the GABRR3 gene encoding gamma-aminobutyric acid receptor subunit rho-3, which translates to MVPALKLLLFTCIWPTSVLAYNSDHHNHCYSHHHPQRSFMKRHNSKQQFKARKLDSTKVPPMKSEQFLHIENHDFAMRPGFGGSPIPVGIDVQVESIDKISEVDMDFTMTLYLRHYWKDERLSFPSTRNRSMTFDGRLIKKIWVPDTFFVHSKRSFIHDTTMENIMLRIYPDGNVLFSLRITVSAMCFMDFSRFPLDTQNCSLELESYAYNEEDLMLYWKHGNESLSLDEYISLSQFFIEEFSASSGLAFYSSTGWYNRLFINFALRRHIFFFVLQSYFPSMLMVMLSWVSFWIDRRAVPARVSLGITTVLTMSTIITGVSASMPQVSYIKAVDVYLWISFLFVFLSVIEYAAVNYLTTVEERKHLKNRGKIAGLYNIDAMQAMAFDGCYHDTDIDLATLSVLLEEGAARERAPSITHLNEGHLKRKRFLKGTVGRIILQNNHVIDTYSRIVFPAIYIVFNFFYWGLYM; encoded by the exons ATGGTCCCTGCATTAAAACTGCTGCTGTTCACCTGTATTTGGCCTACTTCTGTTTTAGCCTATAACAgcgatcatcataatcattgctataGCCACCATCATCCTCAAAGATCATTCATGAAAAGACATAACAG TAAACAACAATTTAAGGCAAGGAAACTAGACAGCACTAAAGTACCACCCATGAAATCAGAACAATTTCTCCATATAGAGAACCATGATTTTGCCATGAGACCTGGCTTTGGAG GATCACCAATCCCAGTTGGTATTGATGTGCAAGTAGaaagcattgacaaaatttcagAAGTTGACATG GATTTCACAATGACTTTGTATCTCAGGCATTACTGGAAGGATGAGAGACTCTCATTTCCTAGTACCAGAAACAGAAGCATGACCTTTGATGGAAGATTAATAAAAAAGATTTGGGTACCTGATACATTTTTTGTTCATTCTAAAAGATCTTTTATCCATGACACAACCATGGAGAATATTATGTTACGTATTTATCCAGATGGCAATGTGCTCTTCAGTTTACG GATAACAGTTTCTGCCATGTGTTTCATGGACTTCAGTAGATTCCCACTTGACACTCAGAATTGTTCTCTAGAGTTGGAAAGCT ATGCTTACAATGAAGAAGACTTGATGCTGTACTGGAAACATGGCAATGAATCTTTAAGCTTAGATGAGTACATTTCTCTTTCTCAGTTTTTCATTGAAGAATTTAGTGCTTCTAGTGGATTAGCATTCTACAGCAGTACAG GTTGGTACAATCGACTTTTTATAAACTTTGCTCTACGGAGacacattttcttttttgttttacaatccTATTTCCCCTCTATGTTGATGGTGATGCTATCTTGGGTTTCCTTTTGGATAGACCGAAGAGCTGTTCCTGCAAGAGTATCATTAG GTATAACTACTGTGCTGACAATGTCAACCATAATTACTGGAGTAAGTGCCTCAATGCCCCAGGTGTCTTATATAAAAGCTGTGGATGTATATTTATGGATCAGCTTCCTTTTTGTCTTCTTATCTGTTATTGAATATGCAGCTGTAAATTATCTCACGACAGTAGAAGAACGAAAACATCTGAAAAACAGAGGAAAG ATTGCTGGGCTATATAACATTGATGCAATGCAAGCCATGGCCTTTGATGGGTGCTATCATGATACTGACATTGATCTTGCCACCTTGAGTGTACTTTTGGAAGAGGGAGCAGCACGCGAGCGAGCACCCAGCATCACCCATCTGAATGAAGGtcacttaaaaagaaaaagatttttgaAAGGAACTGTGGGCAGAATTATTTTGCAGAATAACCACGTCATTGATACGTATTCCAGGATTGTATTTCCtgctatatatattgtatttaactttttttactgGGGTTTATATATGTAA